The following proteins are co-located in the Gemmatimonadota bacterium genome:
- a CDS encoding phosphoribosylformylglycinamidine synthase subunit PurQ, whose protein sequence is GTAETAYPWSPNGSVDAIAGICDATGRIFGLMPHPERYTHPTHHPRWTREGCREPDGLHIFRNAVNYVRGVL, encoded by the coding sequence GGGAACGGCAGAGACGGCCTATCCCTGGAGTCCCAACGGCTCGGTGGACGCCATCGCCGGGATCTGCGACGCCACGGGACGGATCTTCGGGCTCATGCCTCATCCGGAGCGTTACACTCACCCGACCCATCATCCCCGGTGGACCCGGGAGGGATGCAGGGAACCGGACGGCCTGCATATCTTCCGGAACGCCGTGAACTATGTCCGCGGTGTCCTGTAG